One Tunturibacter gelidoferens genomic region harbors:
- a CDS encoding septal ring lytic transglycosylase RlpA family protein, whose translation MVVLSAFATDNAIPASARAAEPTTVMHDVTPSEIVTTVRMPKATVLTRIKSGFASWYGEMWQGRRTASGRIFDMNEMTAAHKTLPFGSKVKVTDLRNHRSVIVTITDRGALFPGRVIDLSLGAARQLRMVSTGIDPVKLELLTYQN comes from the coding sequence ATGGTCGTTCTGTCGGCCTTTGCGACGGACAACGCCATTCCGGCGTCCGCGCGGGCGGCAGAACCGACGACGGTGATGCATGATGTCACCCCGTCGGAGATCGTGACCACGGTGCGCATGCCTAAGGCGACGGTGTTGACCAGGATAAAGAGCGGTTTTGCCAGCTGGTATGGGGAGATGTGGCAGGGACGCCGGACGGCGAGCGGTCGAATCTTCGATATGAACGAGATGACCGCAGCGCACAAGACCCTTCCGTTCGGCAGCAAGGTCAAGGTGACCGATCTGCGGAACCATCGGTCAGTCATTGTGACGATTACCGACCGAGGGGCGTTGTTCCCCGGGCGGGTGATCGACCTGTCGCTCGGCGCTGCGAGGCAGCTTCGGATGGTGAGCACGGGCATTGATCCGGTGAAGCTCGAGTTGCTGACCTATCAGAACTAG
- the nagA gene encoding N-acetylglucosamine-6-phosphate deacetylase, whose translation MISTIAARRLISSDAAVEYPLVRVEDGRISQIESLNAADHKLTEATYRFPEATLVPAYVDIHIHGCAGHDVMEADAEALDAIGSYLSSRGVGAYFPTTVTSPTDETLRSLTGLATEIRLRAAAVVCGATPLGIHLEGPFLSHLKRGVHTDALLQVPTVSLFDRFWQAAEGQIRLMTIAPELPGATELIAHATALGVRCSMGHSDAKVCEADAGFVAGARSATHTFNAMRAIDHREPGLAAYVLDKHLLFAEIICDGIHVDPLMVRLFFKAKDKDRIILVTDGMSATGMPDGTYMLGDMKVEVRDGRCTSNGTLAGSVLTLDRGVQNFINFTSASMDTAVAAASRNPSRLMGIDDSWGSLDEGREANITVLSPSAEVIQTFLSGRSMIA comes from the coding sequence ATGATTAGTACGATAGCGGCGCGGAGACTCATAAGTTCAGACGCGGCGGTCGAATACCCGCTCGTTAGAGTAGAAGATGGTCGGATCAGCCAGATAGAGAGCCTGAACGCGGCTGACCACAAATTGACAGAGGCAACATATAGATTTCCTGAGGCCACCCTGGTACCGGCTTATGTCGACATACATATTCACGGTTGCGCTGGACACGATGTCATGGAGGCCGACGCGGAGGCGCTGGACGCGATTGGGTCCTATCTTTCCAGCCGGGGTGTGGGAGCATACTTTCCGACCACGGTCACGTCTCCGACGGACGAGACTCTACGCTCTTTGACGGGACTCGCGACTGAGATCAGACTGAGAGCGGCGGCTGTCGTCTGTGGCGCCACGCCTCTGGGAATACATCTCGAAGGGCCGTTTCTCTCTCACTTGAAACGTGGCGTACATACGGATGCTCTGCTGCAAGTGCCCACTGTCTCACTGTTCGATCGTTTCTGGCAGGCAGCAGAAGGCCAGATTCGCCTTATGACGATTGCTCCCGAGCTGCCCGGGGCGACTGAACTGATCGCGCATGCCACTGCGCTTGGCGTTCGTTGCAGCATGGGACACAGCGATGCCAAGGTCTGCGAGGCGGATGCCGGCTTTGTGGCTGGAGCGCGTTCCGCAACCCATACGTTCAATGCAATGCGGGCCATTGATCATCGGGAGCCTGGATTAGCGGCCTATGTACTGGATAAGCATTTACTGTTTGCCGAGATCATCTGTGACGGCATTCACGTGGACCCCTTAATGGTCAGGCTCTTCTTCAAAGCAAAGGATAAGGACCGCATCATTCTGGTGACCGATGGTATGAGTGCCACCGGAATGCCTGACGGGACTTACATGCTGGGCGACATGAAGGTTGAAGTGCGTGACGGGCGCTGCACCTCAAATGGCACTCTTGCAGGCAGCGTATTGACTCTGGACCGCGGAGTGCAGAACTTCATCAACTTTACCAGCGCAAGCATGGATACCGCTGTCGCTGCCGCATCGCGAAATCCTTCTCGACTGATGGGCATCGATGACAGCTGGGGCAGTCTCGACGAGGGTCGCGAAGCCAATATCACCGTGCTATCACCTTCTGCGGAGGTCATACAAACCTTCTTGTCGGGAAGATCAATGATTGCATGA
- a CDS encoding 4Fe-4S dicluster domain-containing protein: protein MLPFPQKIAFLLFAVVTLALGFHGFYRLYLRIRRGTPDPEPRFNKLPRRLLYALTTTLTQQRTFKKRPTIGLFHSFIFYGFIFYGLVNLVDAAEGYLPFLTINGLSSNRIGALYAIIIVVAAYSFLADLLSFLVLLGVVALVIRRFALPSRTDFRFNPRTLLHKDVQQSKITRDSLIVSAFILFHVGSRAIGAGAKIAAEGPDPLQPFATLLSHLFTPANAEAFRIFGYWGALGSVLAFLAYFPYTKHIHIFMAPAKYLVAREPSSGVLPLAALNLDTEDESEPDTKAEPNPKTIGAAKLEDLAWPRLLDAYACIQCNRCQDVCPATATGKSLSPAALEINKRMELNDLAAERSPFSFTPAPFEKNAPTPRPLLQFALSPEAAWACTTCGACMEVCPTQNEQMLDIIDIRRNQVMIEGEFPSQLQSAFRGMERAQNPWGINHEQRLAWADGLNVKTTDENPNPDVLYWVGCAASYDPQAQKTARAFVELLNHAEVNFAVLGKKECCTGDSARRAGNEYLYRQLADKNVSTLNTVQPKLIVASCPHCMNSIGHEYKQIGGDYKVMHHTEYLETLVATKKLTATPSDATITYHDPCYLGRHNGVYEAPRNLLNILSNSTPELPRNRENSFCCGAGGAQFWKEEEEGNERISDNRFREAQQTLAPATGEKVLAVGCPFCKSMLGSTPSKADSEDIAIKDVAELLLEGVRRSKGLTTAVTPPRSEATPQPTLEPAIITPIAAQPPSVEPHTPEAPPVATPSPERKKWQPKSAAPTQPAENPPIAAPVTEQAPSTAAVQTQPTLERKKWQPKTTTAPLPEPASDQTPTPAIAPIQESTAAAPASESASIQDVQPPPPERKKWQPKSAAPIAVPESAPTPIAESETPAPLADDVAPARKKWIPKRPT, encoded by the coding sequence ATGCTTCCATTCCCCCAGAAGATCGCCTTCCTCCTCTTCGCCGTCGTCACCCTCGCGCTGGGCTTCCACGGCTTCTATCGCCTCTACCTCCGCATCCGGCGAGGCACCCCAGACCCCGAACCTCGCTTCAACAAACTCCCGCGCCGCCTCCTCTATGCCCTCACCACCACGCTCACCCAGCAGCGCACCTTCAAAAAGCGTCCAACCATTGGCCTCTTCCACTCCTTCATCTTTTACGGCTTCATCTTCTACGGCCTTGTCAACCTCGTTGACGCCGCCGAAGGCTACCTTCCTTTCCTGACAATTAACGGCCTTTCTTCAAATCGCATCGGTGCGCTCTATGCCATCATCATCGTCGTCGCAGCCTACAGCTTCCTCGCCGACCTCCTCAGCTTCCTGGTCCTCCTCGGCGTCGTCGCGCTCGTCATCCGCCGCTTCGCCCTCCCCAGCCGCACCGACTTCCGCTTCAACCCGCGCACCCTCCTCCACAAAGACGTCCAACAATCCAAGATCACCCGCGACTCTCTCATCGTCTCCGCCTTCATCCTCTTCCACGTCGGCAGCCGAGCCATCGGAGCCGGAGCGAAGATCGCCGCCGAAGGTCCCGACCCGCTCCAGCCCTTCGCCACCCTGCTCTCCCACCTCTTCACCCCCGCCAACGCCGAAGCCTTCCGCATCTTCGGTTACTGGGGAGCGCTCGGCTCTGTCCTCGCCTTCCTCGCCTACTTCCCCTACACCAAACACATCCACATCTTCATGGCCCCGGCGAAGTACCTCGTCGCCCGCGAACCCTCCTCCGGCGTCCTGCCTCTCGCGGCCCTCAATCTCGACACCGAAGACGAAAGCGAACCCGACACCAAAGCCGAACCCAATCCCAAAACCATCGGTGCCGCCAAGCTAGAAGACCTGGCCTGGCCCCGCCTCCTCGACGCCTACGCCTGCATCCAGTGCAACCGCTGTCAGGACGTCTGCCCCGCCACCGCCACCGGCAAATCCCTCTCCCCCGCCGCGCTCGAAATCAACAAGCGCATGGAGCTCAACGACCTCGCCGCCGAGCGAAGCCCCTTCAGCTTCACCCCCGCCCCCTTCGAAAAGAACGCTCCCACCCCCCGCCCTCTCCTCCAATTTGCTCTCTCGCCCGAAGCCGCCTGGGCCTGCACCACCTGCGGAGCCTGCATGGAGGTCTGCCCCACGCAAAACGAGCAGATGCTCGACATCATCGACATCCGCCGCAACCAGGTCATGATTGAAGGTGAGTTCCCCAGCCAGCTTCAATCAGCCTTCCGCGGCATGGAACGCGCTCAAAATCCCTGGGGCATCAACCACGAGCAGCGCCTCGCCTGGGCCGACGGCCTCAACGTCAAAACCACCGACGAAAACCCCAACCCCGACGTACTCTACTGGGTAGGCTGCGCCGCCAGCTACGATCCCCAGGCCCAGAAGACCGCCCGCGCCTTCGTCGAGCTCCTCAACCATGCCGAGGTCAACTTCGCCGTCCTCGGCAAAAAAGAGTGTTGCACCGGAGACAGCGCCCGCCGCGCCGGCAACGAGTACCTCTACCGCCAGCTGGCCGACAAAAACGTCTCCACACTCAACACCGTCCAGCCCAAACTCATCGTCGCCAGCTGCCCCCACTGCATGAACTCCATCGGCCACGAGTACAAACAGATCGGCGGCGACTACAAGGTGATGCACCACACCGAGTACCTCGAAACCCTCGTAGCCACCAAAAAACTCACCGCCACGCCCAGCGACGCCACCATCACCTACCACGACCCCTGCTACCTCGGCCGTCACAACGGCGTCTACGAAGCCCCCCGCAACCTCCTCAACATCCTCTCGAACTCCACCCCCGAGCTCCCCCGCAACCGCGAAAACTCCTTCTGCTGCGGAGCAGGCGGAGCCCAGTTCTGGAAGGAAGAAGAGGAGGGAAACGAGCGCATCTCCGACAACCGCTTCCGCGAAGCCCAGCAAACCCTCGCCCCCGCCACCGGAGAAAAAGTCCTCGCCGTAGGCTGCCCCTTCTGCAAGAGCATGCTCGGCAGCACCCCCAGCAAAGCCGACTCCGAAGACATCGCGATCAAAGACGTAGCCGAGCTCCTCCTCGAAGGAGTCCGCCGCAGCAAAGGCCTCACCACCGCCGTCACTCCGCCGCGAAGCGAAGCCACCCCCCAACCCACACTCGAACCCGCGATCATCACCCCCATCGCAGCCCAGCCTCCTTCAGTTGAACCTCATACTCCGGAAGCCCCTCCGGTCGCCACTCCATCCCCCGAGCGCAAAAAATGGCAACCCAAATCAGCCGCACCAACTCAGCCCGCGGAGAATCCCCCCATCGCGGCTCCCGTCACAGAACAGGCTCCATCAACCGCGGCCGTTCAAACGCAGCCCACTCTCGAGCGCAAAAAGTGGCAGCCCAAAACGACGACCGCGCCTCTACCGGAACCAGCAAGCGATCAAACTCCAACCCCTGCGATTGCGCCAATCCAAGAATCAACCGCAGCCGCGCCTGCATCCGAATCCGCTTCCATTCAGGACGTTCAACCTCCCCCGCCCGAACGCAAAAAGTGGCAGCCAAAATCCGCTGCCCCCATCGCCGTCCCTGAATCGGCCCCCACCCCAATCGCGGAATCAGAAACTCCAGCACCCCTCGCGGACGATGTCGCCCCGGCGCGCAAAAAGTGGATCCCCAAAAGACCGACGTAG
- a CDS encoding alpha/beta hydrolase encodes MPLDAKVQAILNVGKSLARPPVELQTPEEARAERAEMMARFVPMPEYADVRVADRTIGAAGREIGVRVFAPESGGSAPVVVFFHGGGWVAGTLETHDPYCRALAKEAGVVVVSVDFRLAPEHKFPAGLEDCLAATEWVMAHAGELGGDASRVIVGGDSAGGTLATVVALLLRDKGVTGLAGQILLYPTTAYYDPPTASYLENAEGYGLTRKGMIWFWDHYLNDKREAADFRVAPLLATSLAGLPRAFVVTAEYDVLRDEGQAYAKRMAEAGVEVTEVFAEGMNHGFAASANEFPFLPQAKEMLRRVAEWVKVGR; translated from the coding sequence ATGCCGTTGGATGCAAAGGTACAGGCGATTCTGAATGTGGGTAAGTCGTTGGCGCGGCCTCCGGTTGAGCTGCAAACTCCAGAAGAAGCCCGGGCTGAGAGAGCTGAGATGATGGCGCGGTTTGTTCCGATGCCGGAGTACGCTGATGTTCGTGTGGCGGATCGGACGATCGGTGCTGCAGGGCGGGAGATTGGGGTGCGGGTTTTTGCGCCGGAATCAGGTGGCTCGGCTCCGGTGGTGGTGTTCTTCCATGGCGGGGGGTGGGTGGCGGGGACGCTGGAGACGCATGATCCGTACTGCCGGGCGTTGGCAAAAGAGGCCGGAGTGGTGGTGGTTTCAGTGGACTTCAGGCTGGCTCCGGAGCACAAGTTTCCGGCGGGGCTGGAGGACTGCCTGGCCGCGACGGAGTGGGTGATGGCGCATGCCGGGGAGTTGGGTGGGGATGCCTCGCGGGTGATAGTGGGGGGCGATAGCGCCGGGGGGACATTGGCTACCGTGGTGGCTTTGCTGTTGCGGGATAAAGGTGTGACTGGGTTGGCGGGGCAGATTCTGCTCTATCCGACTACCGCCTACTATGATCCGCCAACGGCTTCTTATCTGGAGAACGCTGAGGGGTATGGGCTGACGCGGAAGGGGATGATCTGGTTTTGGGATCATTATCTAAACGACAAGAGGGAGGCGGCGGACTTTCGGGTGGCGCCGCTGCTGGCTACTTCGCTGGCTGGACTGCCGAGGGCGTTTGTAGTGACGGCGGAGTATGACGTGCTGCGGGATGAGGGGCAGGCCTACGCGAAGAGGATGGCGGAGGCAGGGGTTGAGGTGACGGAGGTGTTTGCCGAGGGGATGAACCATGGGTTCGCGGCTTCGGCGAATGAGTTTCCGTTTTTGCCGCAGGCGAAGGAGATGCTGAGGCGGGTGGCGGAGTGGGTGAAGGTGGGCCGCTAG
- a CDS encoding N-acetylmannosamine-6-phosphate 2-epimerase: MSQGSNSSFNSPFHRLRGRIIVSCQAAEGDPLDDLDTLTRIATSVLRGGAGGLRAEGTARIIAFRALTQLPIIGIIKTYDANGDVYITPSFHSAKAVSDAGADIIALDCTARRLTAPEPWPELIPRIHSELNRPVLADIASLDDALAAERAGADAVATTLYGYTAETRGIRTPSWPLLQSLVAHLTIPVLLEGHITHPPEALLALDMGATAVVIGSAITRPETIANRFVQATRPADG, translated from the coding sequence GTGTCTCAAGGCTCGAACTCCTCCTTCAACTCGCCATTCCATCGACTTCGTGGCCGCATCATCGTCTCCTGTCAGGCTGCAGAAGGTGATCCGCTCGACGATCTCGACACGCTCACCCGCATCGCAACCTCCGTCCTGCGCGGCGGAGCAGGCGGTCTCCGAGCCGAAGGCACAGCACGCATCATTGCCTTCCGTGCCCTCACCCAACTTCCCATCATAGGCATCATCAAGACCTACGACGCCAACGGAGACGTCTACATAACCCCCAGCTTCCACTCCGCCAAAGCCGTCAGCGACGCTGGAGCCGACATCATCGCCCTCGACTGCACCGCTCGCCGCCTCACCGCCCCTGAACCCTGGCCGGAACTCATCCCTCGCATCCACTCCGAGCTGAACCGCCCGGTACTCGCCGACATCGCCTCCCTGGATGACGCCCTCGCAGCCGAGCGCGCCGGGGCCGATGCCGTCGCCACAACCCTCTACGGCTACACCGCCGAGACCAGAGGCATCCGCACTCCTTCCTGGCCCTTGCTCCAATCCCTGGTCGCTCACTTGACAATACCCGTCCTCTTGGAAGGCCACATCACCCACCCACCGGAGGCCCTGCTAGCCCTGGACATGGGTGCCACCGCCGTCGTCATAGGGTCCGCCATCACTCGTCCCGAGACCATCGCAAATCGGTTTGTGCAAGCGACTCGACCGGCAGACGGCTAA
- a CDS encoding GntR family transcriptional regulator — MYYQIQRALMEKIHSGELSTGDPLASEEELARIYQVSRMTARQALHGLKTSGFAISQKGRGTFVTRPKLEKNIMHLRGFTEDMKHLGMAPSSKLIEQTVVKATAELAEQLKVETGEAVMRLRRLRLADGIPMALELSHIPLKQFPGLEKINFAKQSLYFVLRETFGVRVAWADEVIEALPATREESDLLTIPKKASILSISRTIMTTEETPIEVACSRYRGDRYRASIRVPTTTIE, encoded by the coding sequence TTGTACTACCAGATTCAGCGGGCCTTGATGGAAAAGATTCACTCGGGGGAGCTATCCACAGGGGACCCTCTGGCTTCTGAGGAGGAACTGGCGCGGATCTACCAGGTGAGTCGAATGACGGCCCGGCAAGCTCTACACGGGTTGAAGACTAGCGGCTTCGCGATTAGCCAAAAGGGGCGCGGCACGTTTGTCACCCGACCAAAACTCGAGAAGAACATCATGCATTTGCGCGGGTTTACCGAAGATATGAAGCATCTCGGTATGGCCCCGAGTTCAAAACTAATCGAGCAAACGGTGGTGAAAGCGACGGCAGAACTCGCGGAGCAGTTGAAGGTCGAAACGGGAGAGGCTGTGATGCGGTTGCGTCGACTACGGCTCGCTGACGGAATTCCGATGGCGCTCGAACTATCTCATATTCCACTAAAACAATTTCCAGGTCTTGAGAAGATCAATTTCGCGAAGCAATCCCTCTACTTCGTCCTTCGCGAAACATTTGGTGTGCGCGTGGCCTGGGCCGATGAGGTGATCGAGGCGCTGCCCGCGACTCGCGAAGAATCCGATTTACTGACAATCCCAAAGAAGGCGAGTATCCTTTCTATCTCGCGGACCATTATGACCACCGAAGAGACACCGATCGAGGTAGCCTGCTCCCGTTATCGCGGCGACAGATATCGTGCTTCGATCCGCGTGCCAACCACGACTATTGAATAA
- a CDS encoding lactonase family protein, with product MRQINRRGFIFGSAALSVMGRAGFAAAKDGARLLVGTQTSGSSKGIYAYSFVASTGDLTALGLAAEAENPTFLALAPDGRTVLVANELDKFGGRDSGAVSTFTLDRTKTRLSKVNQVASGGGGTCHVAFDGTGRAAFAANYGGGSAASFAVGAGGELSPAVSFFQYSGHGPDKERQEAPHAHRVTVSPDNRFLLVNDLGIDEIHIYRLDAATAKLTPNEPAAWKSAPGAGPRALRFHPNGKVAYCVTEMTSSVVVLRWDSQRGALDTVQEVVMRPDGFSGVTTGNDIVIDHGARFAYATDRSDDIVVTFAISPNDGKLTLVDRLPCGGKVPRHLTLDPSGRWLLIANQESDNISVLARDVKTGKLTDAGKSFPLSRPQCLVFA from the coding sequence TTGAGACAGATTAATCGGCGTGGATTTATTTTCGGTTCGGCAGCGTTATCGGTGATGGGCAGGGCTGGGTTTGCGGCGGCAAAGGATGGGGCCCGGCTGCTGGTTGGGACACAGACCTCGGGTTCCAGCAAGGGCATCTACGCGTACTCCTTTGTGGCGTCGACCGGAGATCTGACGGCGCTTGGCCTTGCGGCTGAGGCGGAGAATCCTACGTTTCTGGCGCTGGCTCCTGATGGGAGGACCGTCCTTGTGGCCAATGAACTGGACAAGTTCGGGGGCAGGGACAGCGGTGCGGTGTCGACTTTTACTCTGGACCGCACCAAGACGCGGCTGTCTAAGGTCAATCAGGTTGCTTCGGGCGGCGGAGGAACTTGCCACGTCGCCTTCGACGGTACTGGGAGGGCGGCGTTTGCGGCGAACTACGGCGGCGGCAGCGCGGCCTCGTTCGCAGTTGGAGCGGGTGGTGAGTTGAGTCCCGCGGTTTCGTTCTTTCAGTACAGCGGACACGGACCGGATAAGGAGCGGCAGGAGGCTCCGCATGCTCACCGGGTGACGGTGTCGCCGGATAACCGGTTTCTGCTGGTCAACGACCTGGGGATCGATGAGATTCACATCTATCGGCTGGATGCTGCGACGGCGAAGCTGACTCCTAATGAACCGGCAGCGTGGAAGTCGGCTCCGGGGGCGGGACCTCGGGCGCTACGCTTTCATCCGAACGGCAAGGTTGCGTACTGTGTGACCGAGATGACTTCGTCGGTCGTGGTGCTGCGCTGGGACTCACAGCGCGGGGCGCTCGACACGGTGCAGGAGGTTGTGATGAGGCCCGACGGATTTTCGGGCGTGACCACCGGGAACGACATCGTGATCGATCATGGAGCACGCTTCGCCTACGCGACGGACCGCTCCGACGACATTGTGGTCACGTTCGCGATCTCGCCGAACGACGGCAAGCTCACGCTGGTAGACCGGTTGCCGTGCGGCGGTAAGGTTCCACGCCACCTGACGCTTGATCCGAGTGGACGGTGGCTGTTGATCGCGAATCAGGAGTCGGACAATATATCGGTGCTGGCTCGCGATGTGAAGACGGGCAAGCTGACTGACGCGGGGAAGAGTTTTCCTCTTTCTCGACCACAGTGCCTGGTATTTGCATAG
- a CDS encoding sugar MFS transporter, giving the protein MALGVTGESSITTVETSSKNYTVPLMLMVSLYFGIGFITALNDILVPHFKDLFHLTNVTALLVQFCFFGAYFVMSLPSGWIVGRIGYKRGIVVALSVMGLGLLLFLPASIIIFYPLFLFALFVVGSGLALLQVAINPYVGALGPPETAASRLNLAGFFNSIATTSAPRVGAAFIFIAAGASTAQLAHSVRKPYLILAICAFAMAVITAFVQLPDVIEKGDSKSGADGSAWSFSHLRLGALAIFFYVGAEVAIGSIMITYLGQPSMGGLSHEVAARYVSYYWGLSLIGRFVGYFAMRWIRAQRALAVVSLVAAGLIALTVAAHGHIAMWAVVFCGLCNSVMWPCIFPLAVKGLGRFTSQGSGILITMVVGGAVIPEIQGFLADTLGYQHSFAIVLLCYAYIFFFAIRGHRNLNSADASLAPSSALIQ; this is encoded by the coding sequence ATGGCACTTGGAGTCACGGGAGAAAGCTCTATCACCACGGTCGAGACCAGCAGCAAGAATTACACCGTTCCACTAATGCTGATGGTCTCTTTGTACTTTGGCATTGGTTTCATCACCGCTCTGAATGACATCCTGGTTCCTCACTTCAAGGATCTCTTCCATCTCACGAACGTCACTGCGCTGCTGGTCCAGTTCTGCTTCTTCGGAGCGTACTTCGTAATGTCGCTCCCGTCAGGATGGATCGTCGGACGGATCGGCTACAAGCGCGGGATCGTGGTCGCGCTGTCAGTCATGGGGCTTGGCCTGCTTCTGTTTCTTCCGGCCTCCATCATCATCTTTTATCCACTGTTCCTCTTCGCACTATTCGTCGTTGGCAGCGGCCTGGCACTTCTCCAGGTAGCCATTAATCCCTACGTCGGTGCATTGGGACCTCCGGAGACAGCGGCTTCTCGGCTAAATCTGGCTGGGTTCTTCAACTCGATTGCTACAACTTCCGCTCCCCGAGTTGGCGCTGCCTTCATCTTCATAGCCGCGGGTGCCTCGACGGCGCAACTCGCCCACTCTGTGCGGAAGCCCTACCTGATTCTCGCCATCTGCGCTTTTGCCATGGCAGTCATCACAGCCTTCGTGCAGTTACCCGACGTCATTGAAAAGGGCGATTCCAAATCCGGTGCTGATGGAAGCGCATGGAGCTTCAGCCATCTAAGACTGGGTGCGCTCGCGATCTTCTTCTATGTGGGAGCCGAGGTTGCCATTGGAAGCATCATGATCACCTATCTTGGCCAGCCATCGATGGGGGGCTTGAGCCACGAGGTCGCTGCGCGATACGTCTCCTACTATTGGGGGCTATCCCTGATAGGCCGCTTCGTCGGATACTTCGCGATGCGCTGGATTCGAGCTCAAAGGGCACTTGCTGTCGTCTCGCTGGTTGCTGCCGGCCTCATTGCTCTCACCGTCGCAGCCCATGGGCACATCGCTATGTGGGCGGTAGTTTTTTGCGGCCTTTGTAACTCGGTCATGTGGCCCTGCATCTTCCCGCTGGCGGTAAAGGGGTTGGGAAGATTCACGAGCCAGGGCTCCGGAATTCTAATCACGATGGTCGTCGGTGGGGCAGTGATCCCGGAAATTCAGGGTTTTCTCGCCGATACGCTTGGCTATCAGCACAGCTTCGCGATTGTTTTGCTTTGTTACGCTTACATTTTCTTCTTCGCAATCAGGGGGCATCGCAATCTGAACTCAGCCGATGCATCGCTCGCTCCGAGCTCAGCCCTTATTCAATAG